One segment of Clostridium botulinum DNA contains the following:
- a CDS encoding EutN/CcmL family microcompartment protein, producing the protein MIIAKLIDNVWATRKTELLNGFKFMLAEEIGGSRQGRRLVVVDIISAGIGDRVIICTGASARRMLGSDDVPVDAVVVGIIDEDCNFV; encoded by the coding sequence ATGATAATAGCAAAATTAATTGATAATGTATGGGCAACCAGAAAGACAGAATTACTTAATGGTTTTAAGTTTATGTTAGCTGAAGAAATTGGCGGAAGCAGGCAAGGTAGAAGGCTAGTAGTAGTAGATATTATTAGTGCAGGAATAGGTGATAGAGTCATTATTTGTACAGGAGCTTCAGCACGAAGAATGTTAGGAAGCGATGATGTTCCAGTAGATGCGGTTGTTGTTGGAATAATTGATGAAGATTGCAATTTTGTATAG
- a CDS encoding 4Fe-4S dicluster domain-containing protein translates to MSLLDMVKDAGVIGAGGAGFPTHAKLASKAEYTLLNGAECEPLLRVDQQLMELFPDEIIKGFETARSIVDANKGIIGIKGKHKEVISILRNRINELHVGDLIEVKELPDIYPAGDEQVLVYELTGRVVPEAGIPIQVGCVVVNSETALNIYNASMGKSVTEKYITIAGDIPNRKTVKVPVGIPIIDVLKLSGIENFDDYSVIDGGPMMGPVMKNLDGYVTKKNKGFVILKNDHPLIRKKSVTMNQAKKINKSSCEQCRMCTDMCPRFLLGHNTQPHKMMRAMSYNLDNIEGQKIAQLCCQCNLCELFSCPAGLYPKSSNLYFKQKLAEQNIRYKPVQDKFEARQAREYRLVPSKRLIARLGLRDFDKPAPMIDGLVDSEIVYIAMQQHVGAPSIACVHLGQHVENGEVIGKIPEGSLGASIHASISGTVIKNEDGFVAIRRD, encoded by the coding sequence ATGAGTCTTTTAGATATGGTAAAAGATGCTGGTGTTATAGGTGCTGGTGGAGCAGGATTTCCAACACATGCGAAACTTGCATCAAAAGCTGAATATACACTTCTTAATGGAGCTGAATGTGAACCACTTTTAAGAGTTGACCAACAGTTAATGGAATTATTTCCAGATGAAATTATAAAAGGGTTTGAAACTGCAAGAAGTATAGTAGATGCTAATAAAGGTATTATAGGAATCAAAGGAAAGCATAAAGAAGTAATATCTATTTTAAGAAATAGAATTAATGAATTACATGTAGGAGATTTGATAGAAGTAAAAGAACTTCCAGATATTTATCCTGCAGGAGATGAACAAGTTCTTGTTTATGAATTAACAGGAAGAGTTGTACCAGAAGCTGGTATACCAATTCAAGTTGGATGTGTAGTAGTAAATAGTGAAACAGCATTAAACATTTATAATGCTTCTATGGGAAAATCAGTTACTGAAAAATACATTACCATTGCAGGGGATATACCAAATAGAAAGACTGTAAAAGTTCCAGTAGGAATTCCTATTATAGATGTGTTAAAACTTAGTGGAATCGAAAATTTTGATGATTATTCAGTCATTGATGGTGGACCTATGATGGGTCCAGTTATGAAAAATCTAGATGGGTATGTTACAAAGAAAAATAAAGGATTTGTAATATTAAAAAATGATCATCCGCTGATTCGTAAAAAATCTGTTACCATGAATCAAGCAAAAAAAATAAATAAATCTTCTTGTGAGCAATGTCGTATGTGTACAGATATGTGTCCACGTTTTCTACTTGGACATAATACACAACCACACAAGATGATGAGAGCTATGTCTTACAATTTGGATAATATTGAAGGGCAAAAAATTGCACAACTATGTTGTCAGTGTAATTTATGTGAGCTATTTTCATGTCCAGCAGGATTATACCCTAAATCATCAAATCTATATTTTAAACAAAAGCTAGCAGAACAAAATATTAGATATAAGCCAGTTCAAGATAAGTTTGAAGCGAGACAAGCTAGAGAGTATCGTTTAGTGCCAAGTAAGAGACTTATAGCAAGACTTGGTTTACGGGATTTTGATAAACCAGCTCCTATGATAGATGGTTTAGTAGATTCTGAAATTGTATATATTGCAATGCAACAACATGTAGGTGCACCTTCAATTGCTTGTGTACATCTAGGACAACATGTTGAGAATGGTGAAGTAATTGGTAAAATTCCAGAAGGTAGTTTAGGTGCTTCAATTCATGCAAGTATTTCAGGAACTGTAATTAAAAATGAAGATGGTTTTGTAGCCATAAGGAGGGATTAA
- a CDS encoding BMC domain-containing protein, with amino-acid sequence MANAIGMVEFISISRGIYATDQMLKTSDVEIVTANSVCPGKYIAIVNGDVAAVKESVSVGEKIAGEFWVDSIIIPNVNPLVFPAITGATMPDSIQALGIMESFSLATMVIAADAILKAANLEPLDLRLGTGLGGKSFFTFTGDVAAVEAGIDAGKSIAEEKGLLVNAEVIPSPSDRLLQSLL; translated from the coding sequence ATGGCCAATGCAATAGGAATGGTTGAATTTATAAGTATTTCACGTGGTATTTATGCAACAGATCAAATGTTAAAGACTTCTGATGTTGAAATAGTTACAGCGAACTCTGTTTGTCCAGGTAAATATATTGCTATAGTCAATGGTGATGTGGCGGCTGTTAAAGAATCAGTAAGTGTAGGTGAAAAAATAGCAGGAGAATTTTGGGTTGATTCTATTATTATACCTAATGTTAATCCTTTAGTTTTTCCAGCAATTACTGGTGCAACAATGCCTGATAGTATACAGGCATTAGGAATTATGGAGTCTTTCTCTTTAGCAACCATGGTTATAGCTGCTGATGCTATTTTAAAGGCTGCTAATTTAGAACCATTAGATTTAAGACTTGGAACTGGATTAGGAGGAAAATCATTCTTTACTTTTACCGGTGATGTAGCTGCAGTTGAAGCTGGTATTGATGCAGGAAAGTCTATTGCAGAAGAAAAAGGTTTATTAGTTAATGCTGAGGTTATACCATCTCCGTCTGATAGATTATTACAGTCTTTACTTTAA